A region from the Lemur catta isolate mLemCat1 chromosome 7, mLemCat1.pri, whole genome shotgun sequence genome encodes:
- the LOC123642034 gene encoding olfactory receptor 52D1-like, whose product MYLLAVMGNGLVMAVVAWDRNLHKPMYLFLAMLALNDVLLCTVTVPKMLLIFWQGPSLSTFPACLTQMFFVHALFLSESAILLAMAFDRYVAICAPLHYTTLLTGSLIVKVGLALVARSVAVVIPGVLLILRLHFCRSNIIRHTYCENMGIAKLACNSITLNSIYGLTAALLTTGLDFVLISLSYWLILRTVFGLPSRKAQTKAFGTCGAHICVILIFYILAFFSFFTHRFGHHVSRQTLILLANLYLLVPPTMNPIVYGVKTKEIRMRVLGLCSQPK is encoded by the coding sequence ATGTACCTCTTGGCTGTGATGGGCAATGGCCTGGTTATGGCAGTGGTGGCCTGGGACAGGAACCTCCATAAACCCATGTATCTTTTCCTGGCCATGCTGGCACTCAATGATGTCCTCCTTTGTACTGTCACAGTCCCCAAAATGCTTCTCATCTTCTGGCAAGGCCCTTCTCTGTCAACATTTCCTGCCTGCCTCACACAGATGTTTTTTGTTCATGCTCTATTCCTTTCTGAATCTGCTATTCTGTTGGCCATGGCTTTTGATCGTTATGTGGCTATCTGTGCACCACTTCATTACACGACCCTACTTACAGGTTCTCTCATTGTCAAGGTGGGCCTGGCTCTAGTGGCTCGGAGTGTGGCTGTAGTCATCCCTGGTGTCCTTCTTATTCTCCGGCTGCATTTCTGCAGGAGCAACATCATCCGCCATACCTACTGTGAGAACATGGGCATTGCCAAGTTGGCCTGTAATAGCATCACCCTTAACAGCATTTATGGGCTCACTGCTGCTCTTCTCACCACAGGGCTGGACTTTGTCCTCATCTCCCTCTCCTACTGGCTAATCTTGAGAACAGTCTTCGGACTACCTTCTAGGAAGGCCCAGACAAAGGCCTTTGGAACCTGTGGAGCTCATATATGTGTCAtcttgatattttatattctggccttcttttctttctttactcatCGCTTTGGGCACCATGTGTCTAGGCAAACCCTTATCCTCCTGGCCAACCTCTACTTACTGGTACCACCTACCATGAACCCCATTGTTTATGGGGTAAAGACCAAAGAGATAAGAATGCGAGTACTAGGGCTCTGTAgccaaccaaaatga